Proteins from one Streptomyces sp. NBC_00390 genomic window:
- a CDS encoding SGNH/GDSL hydrolase family protein, producing MKKRHGYASLAALMAVVVLICAGIYLSVGTAKGRPALRTPPPSAASVWIGTWSASPVLAAPATTAPGSPSGSAGRSVRNVVHTTVGGTAARITLSNLAGTQPLKIGSVSLAVRANGGAEAMPGTLRRVTFQGAPAATVGAGDQLVSDPVVLRIPYDGDLLISVHTPGPGGTVTSHPQARQTSYLAAGDHTLDESGDDYTGVTTSWHHLTAVDVLTSEARGAIIAVGDSITDGVSSTRDANLRWPDVLADRLGGRYSVLNQGISGNRLLAEGRGPSVLDRFDRDVLARSGARTVIVAIGINDLLRPSYPLSTDALTDGLAELTRRAHARGLRVVGATLTPCGGYPMCTPAVEAERTRVNNVIRSGGIFDAVVDFDRALRDPYAPHRLSPAYDYGDHLHPSDAGFARMGAAVDPAQL from the coding sequence ATGAAGAAGCGCCACGGGTATGCGAGCCTCGCCGCCCTCATGGCCGTCGTGGTCCTCATCTGCGCCGGCATCTATCTGAGCGTCGGTACGGCCAAGGGCAGGCCCGCCCTGCGTACACCGCCCCCCTCAGCCGCATCCGTGTGGATCGGCACCTGGTCCGCCAGCCCCGTCCTGGCCGCCCCCGCCACGACCGCGCCGGGCTCCCCGAGCGGCAGTGCGGGCCGCTCCGTACGCAATGTGGTGCACACCACCGTCGGCGGCACCGCCGCGCGGATCACCCTCTCCAACCTCGCCGGGACGCAGCCGCTGAAGATCGGCTCGGTGTCCCTCGCCGTGCGTGCGAACGGCGGGGCGGAGGCGATGCCGGGGACCCTGCGCCGCGTCACTTTCCAGGGCGCGCCCGCTGCCACCGTCGGGGCCGGTGACCAGCTCGTCAGCGACCCTGTGGTGCTCCGGATCCCTTACGACGGCGATCTGCTGATCTCCGTCCACACTCCCGGCCCCGGCGGTACGGTCACCAGCCACCCGCAGGCGCGCCAGACCTCCTACCTCGCGGCCGGCGACCACACGCTCGACGAGAGCGGCGACGACTACACCGGGGTCACCACCTCCTGGCACCACCTCACGGCCGTCGACGTACTGACCTCGGAAGCCCGCGGGGCGATCATCGCCGTCGGCGACTCGATCACCGACGGGGTCAGCTCCACCCGGGACGCGAATCTGCGCTGGCCGGACGTACTCGCCGACCGGCTCGGCGGCCGCTACTCCGTGCTCAACCAGGGCATCAGCGGCAACCGGCTGCTCGCCGAAGGCCGCGGGCCCAGCGTGCTCGACCGCTTCGACCGCGATGTGCTCGCCCGGTCCGGCGCCCGGACCGTGATCGTCGCGATCGGTATCAACGACCTGCTGCGCCCCTCCTACCCGCTCTCCACGGACGCCCTCACCGACGGACTCGCCGAGCTGACCCGCCGTGCCCACGCCCGCGGCCTGCGCGTCGTCGGGGCGACGCTCACGCCCTGCGGCGGCTACCCGATGTGCACCCCGGCCGTGGAGGCCGAACGCACCAGGGTCAACAACGTCATCCGCTCGGGCGGCATCTTCGACGCGGTCGTCGACTTCGACCGGGCGCTGCGCGATCCGTACGCGCCGCACCGGCTGAGCCCGGCGTACGACTACGGGGACCATCTCCACCCGAGCGACGCCGGATTCGCCCGGATGGGCGCGGCGGTGGACCCGGCGCAGCTGTGA
- a CDS encoding DUF445 domain-containing protein, producing the protein MERTDRDRPDGPVVGLAAQDGAAGEGPAAAVGRPASARTRTLPPFAYTEADEEKRRGVRRMKATATGLLLLVALIFVLATWAKNAGLGGWAGYVAAAAEAGMVGALADWFAVTALFRHPLGLPIPHTAIIPNKKDQLGASLGSFVGENFLSADVVRARLRGLGIGGRLGAWLAEPAHADRVTAELATALRGALAVLRDSDVQAVVGEAITRRAESAEIAPGIGKTLEKVVADGAHHRAVDLVCARAHDWLVLHSDSVMDAVEGGAPGWTPRFVDRKVGERVYKELVRFVTEMRDMPGHPARRAIDRFLTDFAADLQSDTDTRVRVERMKSDLVSRPEVQDVIASAWASIRTMILSAAEDDRSELRLRARASLLSLGARLATDGRLQAKVEGWVEETAVYVVTTYRTEITSLISDTVASWDAEHTSRKIEAHIGRDLQFIRINGTVVGALAGLVIYTVAHALGA; encoded by the coding sequence ATGGAACGCACAGATCGGGACAGGCCGGACGGCCCGGTTGTGGGCCTGGCGGCGCAGGACGGGGCGGCGGGGGAGGGCCCGGCCGCGGCGGTGGGCCGGCCGGCCTCCGCGAGGACGCGGACCCTGCCCCCCTTCGCGTACACGGAGGCCGACGAGGAGAAGCGTCGCGGTGTCCGCCGTATGAAGGCGACGGCGACCGGCCTGCTGCTCCTCGTCGCGCTCATCTTCGTCCTCGCCACCTGGGCGAAGAACGCGGGCCTGGGCGGCTGGGCCGGCTATGTCGCTGCCGCCGCTGAGGCGGGCATGGTCGGTGCCCTGGCCGACTGGTTCGCCGTCACCGCGCTCTTCCGCCACCCTCTGGGCCTCCCCATCCCGCACACCGCGATCATCCCCAACAAGAAGGACCAGCTCGGCGCCTCGCTCGGTTCCTTCGTCGGCGAGAACTTCCTCTCCGCCGATGTCGTACGGGCCCGCCTGCGCGGGCTCGGCATCGGCGGCCGTCTCGGCGCGTGGCTGGCGGAGCCGGCCCACGCCGACCGGGTCACCGCCGAGCTCGCCACCGCCCTGCGCGGCGCCCTGGCGGTGCTGCGCGACTCCGACGTCCAGGCGGTCGTCGGCGAGGCGATCACCCGCCGCGCGGAGAGTGCGGAGATCGCCCCCGGCATAGGGAAGACCCTGGAGAAGGTCGTGGCCGACGGTGCCCACCACCGCGCGGTCGACCTGGTCTGTGCCCGCGCGCACGACTGGCTGGTGCTGCACTCGGACTCGGTGATGGACGCGGTGGAGGGCGGCGCCCCGGGCTGGACCCCGCGTTTCGTCGACAGGAAGGTCGGCGAGCGTGTCTACAAGGAACTGGTGCGCTTCGTCACCGAGATGCGCGACATGCCGGGCCACCCGGCGCGGCGTGCGATCGACCGGTTCCTGACGGACTTCGCGGCGGATCTGCAGTCGGACACGGACACGCGCGTACGTGTGGAGCGGATGAAGTCCGATCTGGTGTCGCGTCCGGAGGTGCAGGACGTGATCGCGTCGGCCTGGGCCTCCATCCGCACCATGATCCTCTCGGCGGCGGAGGACGACCGCAGCGAACTGCGGCTGCGTGCCCGCGCCTCCCTGCTCTCCCTGGGGGCGCGCCTCGCCACGGACGGCCGGCTCCAGGCGAAGGTGGAGGGCTGGGTGGAGGAAACGGCGGTGTACGTGGTCACCACGTACCGCACGGAGATCACGTCGCTGATCTCGGACACCGTCGCGAGCTGGGACGCGGAGCACACCTCGCGCAAGATCGAGGCGCACATCGGGCGGGATCTGCAGTTCATCAGGATCAACGGCACGGTGGTCGGTGCGCTGGCCGGCCTGGTGATCTACACCGTCGCCCACGCGTTGGGCGCGTGA
- a CDS encoding excalibur calcium-binding domain-containing protein: MPCRRGCAERSDEELSGRARVGPRDHEAVRIEGGANCTAVRAAGAAPIRTGDPGYGRHLDRDGDGVACE, encoded by the coding sequence GTGCCCTGCCGAAGGGGCTGCGCGGAACGCTCCGACGAAGAACTGAGCGGGCGAGCGCGGGTCGGACCTCGGGATCACGAGGCCGTCCGGATCGAGGGTGGCGCCAACTGCACAGCCGTGCGGGCCGCGGGTGCCGCTCCGATCCGGACCGGGGATCCCGGATACGGACGTCACCTCGACCGGGACGGGGACGGCGTCGCATGTGAATGA
- a CDS encoding isoafricanol synthase, whose product MANAMASGHHQVTADPTRRTAAIRIPFPARFSPHAERARRHTLQWLQETGLLTEEAATAEYDALRLERLMAYFYPDATGNDLELAADFNAWFFIFDDQFDGGLGLRPEAIERLVDTLGRTMTASGTSRPSAASDVSGPLGAPGPPLVRAFRDIWRRATAGTPYGWQNRFRTHWRAYMAAYQGEAHNRNADRLPTLEQFLEVRRDSIGVQPCLDFTERCGGYCLPDELHDSFPLREMREITGDVVIFVNDIVSLVKELAAGDVNNSVVVLREQKGCTLEQSVEYIAALANARTARFARLALDLPKTLSELGVLPEVRGHIDHYVEGMGHLMAGNLAWSLATSRYDETGIAAVSGGRQRPWAYLAAGPECPAEGAARNAPTKN is encoded by the coding sequence ATGGCGAACGCGATGGCTTCCGGCCACCACCAGGTGACCGCGGACCCTACCCGGCGAACGGCCGCCATCAGGATTCCGTTCCCCGCCCGGTTCAGCCCGCATGCGGAGCGCGCACGACGGCACACGCTCCAGTGGCTGCAGGAGACGGGCCTGCTGACGGAAGAAGCCGCGACGGCGGAGTACGACGCGCTGCGGCTCGAGCGGCTGATGGCGTACTTCTACCCGGACGCCACCGGCAACGACCTCGAACTGGCCGCGGACTTCAACGCCTGGTTCTTCATCTTCGACGACCAGTTCGACGGCGGGCTGGGGCTGCGACCTGAGGCGATCGAGCGCCTGGTGGACACCCTCGGACGGACCATGACGGCGAGCGGCACATCCCGGCCGTCCGCCGCGTCCGATGTGTCCGGCCCGCTGGGAGCGCCCGGCCCGCCGCTCGTCCGGGCGTTCCGGGACATCTGGCGCCGGGCCACGGCCGGCACACCGTACGGTTGGCAGAATCGGTTCCGCACCCACTGGCGCGCCTACATGGCCGCCTATCAGGGGGAGGCGCACAACCGGAACGCGGACCGCCTGCCCACGCTGGAGCAGTTCCTCGAGGTCCGGCGGGACTCCATAGGCGTACAGCCCTGCCTCGATTTCACCGAGCGGTGCGGTGGCTACTGCCTGCCGGACGAGCTGCACGACTCCTTTCCGCTGCGGGAGATGCGCGAGATCACCGGCGATGTGGTGATCTTCGTCAACGACATCGTCTCGCTCGTCAAGGAACTGGCGGCCGGGGACGTGAACAACAGCGTCGTCGTCCTGCGCGAGCAGAAGGGCTGCACCCTGGAGCAGTCCGTCGAGTACATCGCCGCCCTCGCCAACGCGCGGACGGCCCGCTTCGCACGGCTCGCCCTGGACCTTCCCAAGACGCTGAGTGAGCTGGGCGTACTGCCGGAGGTGCGCGGCCACATCGACCACTACGTGGAGGGCATGGGCCATCTGATGGCCGGCAATCTGGCCTGGTCCCTTGCGACTTCCCGCTACGACGAGACCGGGATCGCCGCCGTGAGCGGCGGACGGCAACGCCCTTGGGCGTACCTCGCCGCGGGACCGGAGTGCCCTGCCGAAGGGGCTGCGCGGAACGCTCCGACGAAGAACTGA
- a CDS encoding ATP-binding protein, which translates to MAYTGDRQGRTRRLLLERDTELAAVDALLTELRASPTGPVAPGTGGLLAFAGPAGLGKTTLLTEVRRRAVARGCTVLFARGGEHEQGVAFHVVRQLVQPVLATGTEKEHRRILGSWYDIVAPAVGLVAGNSNGSPDPQGVRDGLDWIATRFAVQHAPLVVVLDDAHWADAESLAWLTGFAPRVSELPMLLVVAYRSDELPADAAAFAKLAERDGSHPFSLVPFTPGAVSRIVRDTLGEEADEGFCRETWAVTGGNPFETVELAAKVADRGLKPQVVHVPELRELASAVKGSGLVDRLERLGTSAVRFAWSAAVLGGEASRSLAASVGGLGDAESADAVARLREARILAAPAPDAPDDDRLEFFHPLVATAVYRAIPSAFRVAMHGQAAAVVSGAGLGAATAARHLLEVHPESDPWAVRQLREAAREYLRAGAPEAARRCLARALREPPALDERADVLFELGCSALLTEPATTVNHLRAALDEPVLDPALREAIVYRLAQALGHSDRMAEAAETVAVAARGATDARTRLRMQAEQFMWNAFRADEQDSPARSRRLARLADHLSGRGLAERYILGLRAWDAMVRGEPAATALHYAEEALGDGLKWTDDQWGFEVPVLVALTFMYCDQPGRAEELFNKGIAECEKKGWRGAHLSFGFTLLGYIRYRRGRLDEAENLVRGGLRIADRVGHQVPAQYFAIGILIEILLARGRTQDAHELATRYSYGDVVPSAVVYPDSQTVHSELLLALGMRREAEQQLARVGLRLEPRGIRNTAWCPWQLHLAQAVDDPERALEFATEGLRRARRFGTQSAIGQALRAMASVVQGTQRVTLLAEAVEHLERSPSGYDLACALVDHGVALRRAGQPQEAAERLHRGLEGAVQCGADALATRAREELDAAGLWPLQLRTAATESLTAQERTVAEWAARGWSTVRIAEELGAQAPVVTRLLSDIYRKVGSDQAGLPRLIGRQAGERPTPGD; encoded by the coding sequence GTGGCCTACACGGGAGACCGGCAGGGGCGAACACGCCGACTACTGCTGGAGCGGGATACTGAACTCGCTGCAGTAGACGCCCTGTTGACCGAACTGAGGGCCTCGCCCACCGGCCCGGTCGCACCCGGAACGGGCGGCTTACTGGCCTTCGCCGGGCCGGCCGGACTCGGCAAGACCACCCTTCTGACGGAGGTGCGCAGGAGGGCCGTGGCCCGGGGCTGCACGGTGCTCTTCGCCCGCGGAGGAGAGCACGAGCAGGGCGTGGCGTTCCATGTCGTACGCCAGCTCGTCCAGCCCGTACTCGCGACAGGGACCGAGAAGGAACACCGCAGGATACTGGGCAGCTGGTACGACATCGTCGCCCCCGCGGTGGGCCTGGTGGCGGGCAACAGCAACGGCTCCCCCGATCCGCAGGGCGTACGGGACGGCCTGGACTGGATCGCCACCCGCTTCGCCGTGCAGCATGCGCCGCTGGTGGTCGTGCTGGACGACGCCCACTGGGCCGACGCCGAGTCGCTGGCCTGGCTCACCGGCTTCGCGCCGCGCGTCAGCGAGCTGCCGATGCTGCTCGTCGTGGCATACCGCTCCGACGAACTCCCCGCCGACGCGGCGGCGTTCGCCAAGCTTGCCGAACGCGACGGGTCGCACCCCTTCTCCCTCGTACCGTTCACACCCGGCGCGGTCAGCCGCATCGTCCGGGACACCCTCGGCGAGGAGGCCGACGAGGGCTTCTGCCGCGAGACATGGGCGGTCACCGGCGGGAACCCGTTCGAGACCGTCGAACTCGCCGCCAAGGTCGCCGACCGCGGACTCAAACCGCAGGTCGTCCATGTTCCCGAACTGCGGGAACTCGCCTCGGCGGTGAAGGGCAGCGGGCTCGTCGACCGGCTGGAGCGGCTCGGCACCTCCGCCGTCCGGTTCGCCTGGAGCGCCGCCGTGCTCGGCGGCGAGGCGTCCCGGAGCCTGGCCGCAAGCGTCGGCGGGCTCGGCGATGCCGAATCCGCCGACGCCGTCGCCCGGCTGCGCGAAGCCCGTATCCTCGCCGCCCCGGCTCCCGACGCTCCCGACGACGACCGGCTGGAGTTCTTCCACCCGCTGGTCGCCACCGCCGTCTACCGGGCGATTCCCTCGGCGTTCCGCGTCGCCATGCACGGCCAGGCCGCCGCGGTCGTCTCGGGCGCCGGTCTGGGCGCCGCCACCGCTGCCCGGCACCTGCTGGAGGTGCACCCCGAGAGCGACCCCTGGGCCGTGCGGCAGCTGCGCGAAGCCGCCCGCGAGTACCTCAGGGCGGGCGCTCCCGAGGCGGCGCGGCGCTGCCTCGCCCGGGCGCTGCGCGAGCCGCCCGCCCTGGACGAGCGGGCCGACGTGCTCTTCGAACTCGGCTGCTCCGCCCTGCTGACCGAACCGGCGACCACGGTCAACCACCTGCGGGCCGCCCTGGACGAGCCTGTGCTCGACCCGGCCCTGCGCGAGGCGATCGTCTACCGCCTGGCGCAGGCCCTCGGCCACTCGGACCGGATGGCCGAGGCCGCCGAGACCGTCGCCGTTGCGGCCCGCGGAGCCACCGACGCCAGGACCCGGCTGCGCATGCAGGCGGAGCAGTTCATGTGGAACGCCTTCCGCGCCGACGAACAGGACTCGCCGGCCCGCTCCCGCCGGCTGGCCCGGCTCGCCGACCATCTCTCCGGCCGGGGCCTCGCGGAGCGGTACATCCTCGGGCTGCGTGCCTGGGACGCCATGGTGCGCGGCGAGCCCGCGGCCACCGCGCTCCACTACGCGGAGGAAGCGCTCGGCGACGGCCTCAAGTGGACCGACGACCAGTGGGGTTTCGAGGTCCCGGTCCTGGTCGCGCTCACCTTCATGTACTGCGACCAGCCCGGGCGGGCGGAGGAGCTCTTCAACAAGGGCATCGCGGAATGCGAGAAGAAGGGCTGGCGCGGCGCCCATCTGTCCTTCGGCTTCACCCTCCTCGGCTACATCCGCTACCGCCGCGGGCGCCTCGACGAGGCCGAGAATCTGGTCCGCGGCGGACTGCGGATCGCCGACCGGGTCGGGCACCAGGTGCCTGCGCAGTACTTCGCCATCGGCATCCTCATCGAGATCCTGCTCGCCCGCGGCCGCACCCAGGACGCCCACGAGCTCGCCACCCGGTACAGCTACGGCGATGTCGTGCCCAGCGCCGTGGTGTACCCGGACTCCCAGACCGTCCACAGCGAGCTGCTGCTCGCCCTCGGCATGCGCCGGGAGGCGGAGCAGCAGCTCGCGCGGGTCGGACTGCGGCTCGAACCGCGCGGGATACGCAACACCGCCTGGTGCCCCTGGCAGCTCCACCTGGCCCAGGCGGTGGACGACCCGGAACGGGCCCTCGAGTTCGCCACCGAAGGCCTGCGCAGAGCCCGCCGGTTCGGCACCCAGTCCGCCATCGGGCAGGCCCTGCGCGCCATGGCCTCGGTGGTCCAGGGGACTCAGCGGGTCACTCTGCTGGCCGAGGCCGTCGAGCACCTCGAGCGCTCCCCTTCCGGCTACGACCTGGCGTGTGCGCTGGTGGACCACGGCGTCGCACTGCGCCGCGCCGGGCAGCCGCAGGAGGCCGCGGAGCGGCTCCACCGCGGTCTGGAAGGCGCCGTGCAGTGCGGGGCCGACGCACTCGCGACGCGGGCCCGCGAGGAACTTGACGCCGCCGGCCTGTGGCCGCTCCAGCTGCGCACCGCGGCCACGGAGTCCCTCACCGCCCAGGAACGGACGGTGGCCGAGTGGGCTGCGCGCGGCTGGTCGACGGTCCGCATCGCGGAGGAACTGGGCGCCCAGGCCCCGGTGGTGACGCGCCTGCTGTCGGACATATACCGCAAGGTCGGCTCGGACCAGGCTGGGCTGCCGAGGCTGATCGGGAGGCAGGCGGGGGAGCGGCCGACGCCGGGCGACTGA
- a CDS encoding TetR-like C-terminal domain-containing protein: MASDLPPAAVALALRIWSHLHGLVPLEIYGHLRTQTISPDKLFREELAQLIRSLNIAPQGRRPHAHGRLRAESDMALRVLVPGRGRRVAGPGTRLRPWAGGSGRPCYRRSCCRRSLLTPGAWRRGVRSASGRRPAGALRCATSGTYRRRE; this comes from the coding sequence GTGGCATCCGACCTGCCCCCGGCCGCCGTGGCCCTCGCCCTGCGCATCTGGAGCCACCTGCACGGCCTGGTGCCGCTGGAGATCTACGGCCACCTGCGGACCCAGACCATCAGCCCGGACAAGCTCTTCCGCGAAGAACTGGCCCAGCTCATCCGGTCCTTGAACATCGCCCCACAGGGGCGACGGCCCCACGCGCATGGGCGCCTGCGAGCTGAGTCGGACATGGCGCTGCGCGTCCTTGTGCCAGGGCGGGGCAGGCGCGTTGCCGGACCCGGCACCCGCCTCAGACCTTGGGCGGGCGGATCGGGAAGACCGTGTTACCGGCGGAGCTGCTGCAGACGGTCTCTCCTCACACCAGGAGCGTGGAGGCGCGGAGTCCGTTCGGCATCGGGCCGACGGCCCGCAGGGGCGCTGAGGTGCGCCACCTCCGGGACCTACCGGCGGCGCGAGTAG
- a CDS encoding GNAT family N-acetyltransferase, producing the protein MTEIRTPRLILRRWHDDDLAPMAEINEDPQVMQWIDDGTVRDLDQTAEDIERWEEDWDEEGFGLFAVELLASGELAGFTGLSVPEFLPEVLPAVAISWRFGSQFWGQGYASEAAHATLEFALQDRGLDRVISIIRVGDDASENVIRKLGMELERETEHPEYGYPVHVHGIDLTEFHA; encoded by the coding sequence ATGACCGAAATCCGCACCCCCCGCCTCATCCTCCGCCGCTGGCATGACGACGACCTCGCGCCCATGGCGGAGATCAACGAGGACCCGCAGGTCATGCAGTGGATCGACGACGGCACGGTGCGCGACCTGGACCAGACCGCGGAGGACATCGAGCGGTGGGAGGAGGACTGGGACGAGGAGGGCTTCGGCCTCTTCGCGGTCGAGCTGCTGGCCTCGGGCGAACTGGCCGGCTTCACGGGTCTGTCCGTACCCGAGTTCCTGCCGGAGGTGCTGCCCGCCGTGGCGATCAGCTGGCGGTTCGGCTCACAGTTCTGGGGCCAGGGGTACGCCTCCGAAGCCGCCCACGCCACACTGGAGTTCGCGCTCCAGGACCGCGGCCTCGACCGCGTCATCAGCATCATCCGCGTGGGCGACGACGCCTCCGAGAACGTCATCCGCAAGCTCGGCATGGAGCTGGAGCGCGAGACGGAACACCCGGAGTACGGCTATCCGGTGCACGTTCACGGCATCGATCTCACCGAGTTCCACGCCTGA